The following are encoded in a window of Mycobacterium sp. ELW1 genomic DNA:
- a CDS encoding MspA family porin, translating into MKIMGRVLVAMIAAFAALFVGTGTSHAGLDNELSLVDGGGRTMTVQQWDTFLNGVFPLDRNRLTREWFHSGKAVYSVVGPGADEFAGTLELGYQVGFPWSLGVGINFSYTTPNILLDDVSLSPTNFAPLNQVITPNLFPGVSISADLGNGPGIQEVATFSVDVSGPNGSVAVANAHGTVTGAAGGVLLRPFARLISKAGDSVTTYGEPWNMN; encoded by the coding sequence ATGAAGATCATGGGTCGAGTGCTGGTGGCGATGATCGCCGCCTTCGCGGCACTCTTCGTCGGTACGGGCACGTCGCACGCAGGTTTGGATAATGAGCTGAGTCTGGTCGACGGCGGTGGCCGGACGATGACGGTGCAGCAGTGGGACACCTTCCTCAATGGTGTGTTCCCGTTGGACCGCAACCGGCTGACTCGGGAGTGGTTCCACTCCGGCAAGGCTGTCTACAGCGTGGTCGGCCCGGGTGCCGATGAGTTCGCGGGCACCTTGGAGCTGGGCTACCAGGTGGGCTTCCCGTGGTCGCTGGGTGTGGGCATCAACTTCAGCTACACCACCCCCAACATCCTGCTCGACGACGTCAGCCTTTCGCCGACCAACTTCGCCCCGCTCAACCAGGTGATCACCCCGAACCTGTTCCCGGGTGTGTCGATCTCTGCGGACCTGGGCAACGGCCCCGGTATCCAGGAAGTCGCCACGTTCTCCGTCGACGTCTCGGGCCCCAACGGCTCGGTCGCGGTGGCCAACGCCCACGGCACCGTCACCGGCGCGGCCGGCGGCGTGCTGCTGCGTCCCTTCGCCCGCCTGATCTCCAAGGCCGGCGACAGCGTCACCACCTACGGCGAACCCTGGAACATGAACTGA